TCATGTTGACAGTTATTTTGATAAAGATATAAGCATCACCTGTGGCTCATATATAGTCTGTAACTAACATAGAAAAGTTTGTACACTGAAGTATTGAGTACTGGTGCATCTGCTTATGTAGTAGCTTATGTTTTAGTAGCAGAGGTTGAGGTATCCCAGAGATCTTTACGTGAGATCCTCCAGTTGTTTCACATTTGATAgatgatgtactccctccgtttcataaaggttggcatGGATTTGAACCAGAGCCAGTTCAGAGCCGTGCCAACctttatggaatggaggaagTAACTTATTTGAGAATCAATAAAGTTAGGCATGATGAAACCAACTAACCACGTCatgaataaaagaaaaggtgcgAATCTTATGAGTGTACTTTCAACGGACAGTGCTAGACACAAATTCATCTGGTCAAAAATAATCAGGAGATATGTTTTATTGTTGTTGCAAGGGTGGTCGACAAACCTGTATATGAAATTATGAATAGTCATTGTCTGATTGAAATACATCATGTGTGCTATTCGACGGTGTGTTGTGTTAGCAAAACAAAACGAGACTTGCGTTTGACGTGATAACATTAAAAACTGCACGTACGTTCTAACGAGTCAAGCTAACAAGCCATTTGGCTTCTAGCCAAGTCTCCGAGTTTATTTTCTTGTCGGCTAAATTTTATGACCTCGGCTCTTTGTCTACCTTATCGGCGTTCGATGTATGAATCGTGAAGTCATAGAATAGAGCGTTCATGTGTTTAATAACTTCAAACTCGTGCTCttgcttgccatgaagccgggttgagAACAACAGCTAAGTCAAAGAGAGAGCTTTCTGTATCGACACACTACTAAACtgacataagattacacaaccCAATCAAGCTGACATACAGAACAAATAATTAAACACAACTTTCATAAAGAGAGgagtccccgagtttcttTCAAGAACTTGGCAATTCATTCAACATCTCAAAATAACCGACATAACAAAAGGGTACAACGATACAAGTACTGATCTTTCAAGTATAGAATGGACGAAGCAAAgatacattccatggcctttTGGTTTCCTCGCTGGATCTGTACATCCTGTTTGCGTTGGGGTCctgcgcatctataagataatATGAATCCTGTGCagtgctttgctcacaatgaagggtccttcccacgGGGGTGATAATTTGTGCATGTCGGCCGTGTGTTGCACAAGCTAGAGCACCAGATCTCCTTCTTGGAATACCCGAAGGTTTACCTTCCGGCTGTGGTAGTGTCTGAGGTGTTGTTGATATATAGTTGACCGGGACAAAGCCagttcccgtgcttcttcgagcaggtcgacataaTTTTCTCAAGCTTCCTTTGCCTCggcctccgtatacatggttactcTCGGGGAGTCATGCTGGATGTCGGCTGGTAAGATAgtttctgccccgtagacgaggaaAAATGGCGTATAGCCTGTGGAACGATTCGGGGTTGTCTCGAGACTCCACAACACCGCCGGGAGCTCATCCAGTCAGCACCCTAGAGTGCGTTCAAGTGGCTCAATTAGCCGAGGCTTTATGCCGGCTAAAACCAAGCCgtttgctctctcaacttgGCCATTGGATTGAGGATGCGCTACAGAAGCAACATCAAGCcggatcttcttctccacacAGAATCGTGCAAAAGCTCCTTCTGCAAAGTTTGTTCCATAAACTGTGATGATACTATGTGGGTAgccatatctcaagatgatatctTTTAGGAACGGTACCGCCGTTTTACCGTCACATTTCCATATTGGCttcacctcgatccacttggTGAATTCGTCCACCATGACCAGGATATGTGTCATGTTTCCTCGCGCAGGCTTGAAGGGTCCCACCATATgtaaacaccaaacagcaaacaGCCAAGTGATTGGGATAGTCTTGAGTTCTGATGCCGGTATATGGACTTTGCTAGCATATATCTGGCAACCGTTGCATTTCCTGACCATATCTTCTGCCTCTTGTAGTGCACTTGGCCAGTAAAATCCGTGCCGAAATGCCTTAGCCACCAACGTTCTTGATGACGCATGATGGCCGCACTCACCTTGATGAATATCTCAGAGGatctcttgtccttcttctggtTCGACACAACGTTGCAACATGTTGGTGACGCTTCTCTTGTATAGCTCGCCGTTGATAATGGTGTACGCCTTTGCTCTCCTCTGAACCtgccttgccgacacttcGTCTTCCGGCAAACTTTCATCCTTTATGTATGACATGATTGGTTGTGCCCAAACCGGCACAGGGCGAGTCATGAATACCGGCTCATCTATTTCCATTGGTTCAATTGCCATTGCCTTGACCGAGTTAGGGCGTTCAGTCCCTGGGTTACTTGAACCATTGCCGCCATCAATATCCATCGGTGTGACTTCGGCCTCTGGGTTTGCCGGAATAAATATCGATTCCGACTCTGGTGACAGTTTGATCGAAGGCTTGCGCAGATGCTCCAGCGCTATACCGGCCGGAATGGCCTGCCGCATTGATCCCAGCTTCGACAAAGTGTCCGCTGCTTCATTTTCCGCTCGGGGTATGTGATGGAACTCACAACCTTCAAAGTGACCGCTGATTTTCCGCACATGAAAACGATATagcgccatattggcatccaatgcatcctaATTGCCAGAGGTTTATTAGATCACCAGGTCGGAATCACCGAAACACTGGATCCGGCGAATACTGATTTCTTTGGCCATCTTCAGTCCATGAACAAGTGCCTCGTACTCAGCGACATTATTGGATGCCGCAAAATGAATCTGCAACACATACTTCAACTAATCACGCTTAGGCGAGGTGAGGACTATGCCGGCACCTAGCCCGCTCTTCTTTTTGGACCTATCGAAATGCATTCTCCAATAACTTGTCtcaggcggtggcggctgaTACTCCATCTTGGCCCACTCAACCAGGAAATCTGCCAGTGCCTGAGACTTTACGCCATCTCGTCTGTCAAATTGCAGCTGTATGGTGCTAGCTCGATAGCCCATTTGGCTATTCGGCCACTTGCATCTTTATTACTCATGATCTCCGAGATAGGAGCTTCACATATTACTTGGATTTGGTGCGCTTTAATgtttcagcttctttgccgccatatagaCACCGTATGCCATCTTCTGATAGTGAGGGTAGTTTTGCTTTGATGACGACAATACCTCACTTAAATAGTATACCGGCCTCTGTACCGACttgccatcttcttctctctctacCACTATGAGGGTGTTGACAACTCGGTTCGTTGCTGCTACATACAGTAACATTGGTTCTCGGGCCACGGGTGAAGCTAATATCGGCGCCGTggcaatcatcttcttcaactcTTGAAAAGCCACTTCTGCTTGTTGGGTCCACACGAATTTCTccgttttcttcatcagctggtataagggcattgccttttcacccagccgactaaCAAAACGACTTAATTATGCTAAACATCCGGTGAATTTTTGTACGTCTTTGAGGCATCTCGGtagtttcattctttctatagcAGCGATTTTCACATGATTTGCTTCTATGCCTCAGCTTGATACCAAAAACCCGAGTAactttcctgccggcacaccgaatgtgcacttggcTGGGTTCAGTTTCATCCGAAATCTCTTAGATTTGCAAATGTTTGTCGGATATCATCTAGGAGCGTGCTGCTCtctttggtttttatgacgacatcatCGACATACACATGCACATTTTTACCTAGTTGATCATGCAAGCATTTTTGCATACATGTCTGATAGGTAGCCCccgcatttctcaaaccaaaaggcatggtgcgatagcaataagccccaaacggggtgataaaagatgtctttatttgatcattggggttcagtggtatctggtgaaaaccggAATACGCATctacaaaaaacaacaattcacacccggcagtggagtcgatcacttgattGATCCGAGGTAGTGGAAAATGATCCTTagggcatgccttgttcaaaCTGGTGtaatcgatacacatgcgccaaaCTTTGGCCGCGATTgggtcatctttcttcttctcgaccatgactaGGTTGGCTAACCAGTCGGGATGTAATactccatgataaagccgaCAGCTAAAAGCCGGGatatctcttccgatatgatcTTCCTTTTATCATtggcgaagcgtcgaaggggctgcttcaccggtcttgcgtctggccTGACATGTAGtgagtgctcagccaactccctcggcacacccggcaggTCCTGGTTAGACCATGCAAAGatgtcccgattctcacggaggaggtcggtgagctcgccttcctatttcttggtcaggccggcaccaatgatgatgGTGTGGTCCGGGAACTCGCTGTCAACCGgtatcttcttcgtctcctttGCCGCCTGGAAAGCCACACTGCCATGAGGGTTGGTCATACCCAGCAGAGTCGTCTGCGCCGACTGAGCCAGTGCCACGACTTCctgtagcttcttcttctctttggCAATGACCaatgactcggccaaagcagaacCTGCTGCCGCACACTCCATTGAACGCTTGTAGTTGCCGGAtatggttatggtaccatttgttcccggcatcttcatcttgagGTAGCCAATGTGAGTTGTCGCCATAAACTTAGCCAATGCTGACCTGCCCAGCAACGCGTGATACGGACTGTTGAGATCGACCACTTCAAACACCAAATTCTCTATCCGACAATTCTCCCTTGTGCCGAATAAGACATCTACCCGGATTTTGTCCACAGGCGCACACGACACCCCCGGCACGATACCGTGGAACGTAGTCCGGCTGGGCTCAACAATGTTATCGATAATACCCAGTTTGAGCATCGTGTCTCGGTACATGATGTtaatgctgctcccattatcaattaGGGCTCGGGTAAACTTGACGTTGATGTCCGGCTTGATGAATGTCGGATCAACCACCAGAGGGTATCCGCCAGGATTTGGCATGACTCTAGGATGGTCAGACCGGTTCCAACTGAGCTCCTGTTCCGACCAATACATAAAATTTCGGCATTGCCGGCATGACAACATTGACCTCCATCGCATGCCGATGCTGGCTATGCTTATCAGTCGGCTCTGTGAcgaaaatcatgtagctctggtgatgctccttgtactcatttcttcctcCATACTCCGGGATGCCTTGGCCTTTCACCTGGTTGACAGCATTGTTAACCCGAGGGGGGCCTTGAATCTGTGCATTGGCGCCTGTGAGTGGCAGCGGGGAAGGTAGCCAACTTGCTTCACCCTTCTTGGCCCGTTCATCTAGGTGCATTGCCGGGTTGTATGATTCGCCGGCTTGCTCGGATTGGTCTTGtggaaacgacaaggctgatcaaGCATCATCTCGAACGTGTACTTCTGCTTATCTTGCCACGGCTTCTTCTGTTCTCCTTTCTTGGCCCATTGCTGGTTCCCGATTTTCTGTCTGAGGACGGCATTAGGTTGATCTTGGATAGCCACCACATGAGCCGAcccataccggtaatccggcctgtaatctcttctcttgtttctatgatcttgatgatcatttcTCCGGAATGCCCCAGCAGTGTTGTATGTCGGTTGTTCTCTGTGCGGCTCTCCCGGCATCAGTGACGGCTGGGTTGGGTCTCCCAACGCATACATATCTGCAACTTTGATCATCTCGGCCAAAGTAGCCGGCATTTCcctttgcagcttttgccaAAGCATGCTACCATGTCGGCATCCTTGAGCAAACCATGCTATGGCCTGCGATTCCACaatcccttcacaggaattgcggagattgttccatctCGTCAGGTACTCCCGGTCGGTCTCATTGTCTCTCTGCTTGCACATGCACAATTGCTGAGGACAATTAGGCCTCTTGTACGTGCTGGTGAAGTTACTAACAAAAGCTTCTTCGAAATCTATCCAACAGTTGATGCTGCCCTCGGGCAGATTGTTCAGCCAAATCCTGGCATTTGGGGTACGTAACGTACTgcccatctgcgattgccCCCGGCAACATGCACAACGGTGAAATAATGTTCCAGCCAGTCTTCTGGCTTGGTACTGCCATCATATGTTCTCGTGCCCCTGGGTAGCTGGAAACCCGGGGCAGGTGTCTCTCTCATGATCCCGGTAAGCAAAGCAATAGGGACCCGGAGGACCCTGCTCTTCCAGAAGTTCTGACAGGTAGATTCTGTCAAGCCGGTGGCGAGCATCGAGTGGTGACACTTGCCGGTTTCCCCCTCAAGCTCCGAGTGGACCGATATTGTCACGCTCTCGCCTGAGATAACCGTCATCTCCCATGGCCGAGTACCCATCATTGTAACGGTCTTGCCTttgatcttcacctcgatacagggggttgcgcTCGGCACCCTGCTGATCCGCAGCAGTATTGGGCGTcggaccccgaggtcggtgttCGTGTCCCGCCGAATGACGTTCTTGCGGGTCTCGGCGATTGTTGCCGAGATGCAAgccactttgaccatcatcgaCTCGCCTGGCAACTTGCTTCCCGGCGAATGCCGGATCATAGTGATCCAGCTGTTTGTCTCGGTCGGAATTAACACTCTTATCCCGTCTCCCACCGACATTGGGGGAAGACGCTTGCTTGTCGGCTCGGTCACCCACGCTTGCGGCCGAGTGAATGATAGTTAATGCGCTCGGCTTGGCATGCAACTTTATGTATGCCTCATTTTGCTGATTAGCAATGTGAAGCAGCTCCTTcacccgctgctgctgcactcGCAGCGCTTCTCCTGTCAGGTTAGGTAGCTCTTCTGCTGCAGCCTCGGTTTCAGTGCCGATGCATAGCTTCCCGACATAGCAGGGGCAGCTCTACCATCCCTAGCtatctcggcattcaagttcttacCCCGGTAACGCACCTCTCCTACTCAGCTAGGGTTATGCATTGTAGTAGAGTTaagaccatgagctttgttatactcaccgAGGGAAATCTCGAGCTCTTGTCGGGCATGAGATACGTCGACAGCTTCTTGAAGCCAGTTCTGAAGCTGCTCTTCCAGCTCAGCTTGGAGCTGTGCTGAGTTGGCGTTTGGAGCGACCGGCGCAGCCCGCCTCTCGATGGTGGCCTGAAGTGGAGTCGGCTTGCTGGCACAGCGGAAATGCCGGCTTGACCGTCGATGTTCTCGGGCCTCTCCAGTGGGGGGCATGTTGTTCTGCCGGAATTGCTCGGGACACCGGTGCTTTCAGCTGCACCTTTGCCAGCATCGCCACCCCGAGCCGTCATCACAACCTCCACGCGGCTAGCGAGGCAGTCGCTATGCCGGCCGGGAGCCGCGCAGATAGTAAGGGGGATCCTCAGCTACCACCACATGCACGGGATACCTGCAAGCAAAGTGAGTGGAGACGTAgacctcatgcatgccgaagttgatgaaccGGCTGATACAAGGGAGTGGTGCGTTGTTGAAGCATTCTGCGTTTTTGTCAATGAATCCCAGAGAGCcaaatctctggaccaaaccggagactacacgctctccggtgacgaggatgCTTCCCTTCCGGATAAagactccagccagcgccgctgctggccccatgGTGGGCGCCAACGGTCGTGgcggtgtcacggcagatgccatgggaTGACTTAAGtaggggccgatggacgatggaggatccggaggacgGATGGCGTAGTGAAACTACACACACGTAAAGAAGACACGatatttacccaggtttggagccctcttgtagaggtaaagctcctactcctactttgGTTTGTATTACCTGAGATACACGAGaactacaatggtgctccttgagctgtgttgagaggaagaagaagaagaagaagtaacAAGTGTTTAATGAGGGAACCCCTCTCACATGAGGAGTGatgcctctatttataggctaaGGATGTTACTCTGCCAGGTGGGGCAAGGGGCCACCCTGATCATACTCCCGGGCCCACCGAGTTTTGCCCGTGGTCCCCTGCGGATTGTTCGGGAGGGGACAATGCAGCCTTGTGCTTTTTGTACTATGATACGGCACGCACCATAGCCACGCCCCGGCTATCGTCACTGTGCAGTCATCCGACACGGcgacgtgagcaacgactgcATTTTGGTCATCGAAGGAGCGTAACTTTACTTTAAGATCAGGATAAGACGTTGGCATATCCTGGCTCCAGCCGCGATAAAGATAGCTTTTACTTGTCTTGTAGACATATGAGACAAGATAACGACGTCGGCATACTTttggtatgccggcctgtTAGAAAGTCGGCTTATGAGTGCCGATCTATTCACGTATGCCGGCCCTGCTTTCGCTTAGCCGGCCATtgtgtgtcgtcatgaccctatcCGGAGTCATTCCCCCGACACTCACAGTGTGCCACGTTGGCACGGTTCCATTGGTTTTGAGTTTTTTGAATAGTGTGGGTTTTCTGGGTGGCCCGTTGTTAGCCACCTTTGCTCGGGTGGCCCCCCAGGCGGTGGTTTACCCGCTTTTTTGGCTATCCGGGGGGATCTTTCCCCGGTTCTTCTATTTCCCTTGTCGCATTCGAGGGTTTGCTTGCGTGTTGTTTTTTGGCTTCCCGATGTTTGCCTGGTGTCCGCCTCGGTCGTTCTCTGCACCTATATAAAAGGGGTGGAGTGGTGTTGCTTCTCAACGGGGTGGGGTGTGTGTCGGATGGTGGTTAGTCATTTGTTAGTTCCTGTACAGTCATGGATGCTGGTCAGCCTAAGCTCGTGTGCGCCATCGAGGGTTTTCTGGCATCAGGTTTCAGGGTTGGCGTGCACGCATACTCTGGCTGTGCCACTTCGCAGGGAGGTGCATTCCGCTCGTCTGTGCTTGTCGTTTGGAGCGGTCCATCATCGGGGCCGTGCCGGCATAGAGGGTTGTGCATGTCTGCTGGCGGTTCGTGTGGCCGACTGTCTTGTGGAGCCACGCCACCGCGTGTTTTTTGGACTTTGCCTCGGGCCGGTGTCGGTGGCAAGTCGGAGGTTGGGATTTTGGTTCTTCAGCGATTCTTGGCCTGTGCtcgggggggagggggggggggcaacgCTGCGGGTCAGCTGGTGGCTATCAAGTCGTTGCCACGGTTGAAGGACATCGGACTTGAGAAACACCTCTTCGTGCAGTGGTGGAGTCATGCGTGCATGACTCCACCCACCAGGGTACAAATCCTAGTGCTCATAATTATGCTTTAGGGGTTTCCCTACAGTCTTTCCATAAAAAAAGGACATCGGACTTTTCCCTCTCGCAGGGTGGTCCACGGCGCCACAGGTTTCTTCGCAGCTTTCCTTTCTCTTGTTTCCTGTTGTATCGTGGTCATCATCTCTTTCTTCAGTTTTCTcctgtttccttttctttttgcgagtTGTTGGGCTTGTCGTTATAAATTTGTTTGGGTTCGTTTGTTTTGGCTTGGTGAGTTCTGTTATTCCAGGGCTGGGTTCCTACTGATCCCTGCCTTGGAGTCCATGGGCATAGTAGCGTCTATATTAATGGGGGTGTTGCCGTGTCGCATTGGGCCGTTTGTTGGCGCGTTGGTTGTGGTTGGTGGTGTGCGTGTGAGGTGTGTggtgagggggggggggtgtcggagcacggtctccagcaccggggatgccaagcaccccctttttggttcggcgcAGGGCGGggtgatcgctccggtgatcgccggcatggcGATAGACATGAGGTGTAGACACAcgagttttacccaggttcgggccacccgaaggtgtaataccctacgtcttgctttgagttgtattcacgagtttgagtgcgtacagatcacccgAGGAGTTCCagggttggctacttaggtgaacgtTGTGCTATGTTTTAATTGCTCCGGTTCGAagcctttgaccggtggcattggtcctcattttatagacaagggataccacaggtgccaatgcatgcagcgtgacacgttgcctAGATGCGTGTCACAACCACATGGATTACACTTTtgctcatccatgctggacgccatgcagcgcctagtccactgtacacggtaggaAAAAATAGTTCTTAGGGTAGTcaccctagccttgctaagcaaggctaggcctgctgataagactcctgtcggtgcattaaatgcactgcgcccgctgtctcctcgaggcaggcttcccggactcGCTGCCTCCCGGGtggccttcctgacggggcttcgtcactggcgacccacgcgtcccgtatcagtgggacaccgtgggccactggtacgacggTACCACCCGGGCGTGGGCTGGAAGCCTTGAAGCTTCCAGCGagtgctatcctcggtcggttgccgggctgcgccccatccgacgcgtgggtcccaagggggaaaaccccctggcacccggcctcATGGGCCACATTTATAGTTCCACTCCTCCGAGTAGAATGGTCGGACGCACGATTTCATGCTTTCTCCCCCTTAaacaccagagagttaaggccacgtcgcgcacccccgTCTTAATCTTCGATTCTTTAGGGCTTtttattgccgatcgtgggggtgtgCGTTGCAGTCCGCTAGCCCcaataaatacccaaggccggcagcgggcactccccattgtctctcgctcctgccactgcctcctcccaagctaCCCGTGCCCCAACTCCGACCAAAtttcctctccacctccgccgatgtcttccaagggccagaaccgtcccaaggggagcaccagcaaagggaAAAGCGCGAAAAGGCCGGCAAGAAGAAGCTGTCGGACAGAGCCCCAAAGGATGACGAAATGCGAGCTAAGTTCGCTTTCTTgtcccccgggtacaacggcgagggagtcgacaagctggtcttggcgctggccaccaagcacaatgagcacgggccgacgcgggtTCTCCCCATCGGTGCGGAGCACGACAAGCactacttccggatcttcgggaggttcatccttgccaggttcgtgccgccgcactcctactTCCTTTCAACCATCATGGATTCTTATGGGCTCATCATGGCACAGCTTCACCTCACGTCGTTCTTCATATTGGCTGTTCtacaacacctctgtgaagcatttgtgggggtgatgccgtcggtggcgctattccgccactactactacccgagggtggagaagaaggctccctgTCCTCGGGGGTAGGGTTCCGATTCCGCGACAGGATCAAATCGGAATTcatcgagctggggaagaaaaagatcgagcacgaatggctccgtgaggctgggctcacggacacggatgtggcgcgccacttcatcaggaggcgcgtggctcccctgcaTCGGCACTCGCATCCGGCGTGGATCTACACTAGGGCCGGCGACCGaacccggctgcagcgcatGGACCTCGTCCCGGAGGAAGTGCACTCATGGATGAAGGGTATCACCGGTGAGGACGAACCTTACCGGTTGCTCCTGCTTGGAGCGCACCCGCTCCACGtcgggatcccgaacccgggagcccaggatctcccactctgtgacgagtgggggatcgtggagaACCCCTCGGCGCAGCCTTCCCCCCCACAGCCCAGGCCCCagaagggcaaggagccggctgccgacTTAGGGAAAGGGGGCCCAGGCCAGGCCTCCGCCCAGGCAAAgggctcggactccgacgactcctcgctgGGCATCGGAGGAGACCTCAGCAACgatgacggcgacgacgacattctcccggcagccggcgaagtcgtgccagaggaggacgacgaggaagatgacgttcccctggtgaggcggtctGCGGCAGAGCGTGCGGACAGGCGGGAGGACAGCCCGCGGCTccaggagcctcacggcgacgcgggggctgcgacctccggcggcagcagccacCCCGACCACCCCGGCGactccgacagctcccccCGTGCGTAGCGGCCCTCTAGtgaggagcatcctggcggacagggtgctcaaacTCAAGTCGGCAGGGCAAGTCCaatgttgtcgagaacaacttTGATTACACGAAATTATTGTGTCCCTGACTAATCTATTTTTGCGATTTCCAGTTCGTCGAGGAAAACGGGACAGACCAGCGCGTCGCCAGCagccccaaccaagaagcctcgcacggcatcgggcggcggcgaccaagacACTGCCGACGCAGCGGTTgagacggcggcagcggccgctggGGACAGACCAGCGCGTCGCCAGCagccccaaccaagaagcctcgcacggcatcgggcggcggcgaccaagacACTGCCGACACAGCGGTTGAGACGGCGGCAGTGGCCGCTGGGGACCCAAGGATCCTCGATTCAAACttgcagggcaccggcccggcggcaggtacGTGCAAGTTCGAACACTTCCTTTACCTATTCGCACCAATCCCCATGCTTGACGCGGGTG
This is a stretch of genomic DNA from Brachypodium distachyon strain Bd21 chromosome 1, Brachypodium_distachyon_v3.0, whole genome shotgun sequence. It encodes these proteins:
- the LOC106865609 gene encoding uncharacterized protein LOC106865609, with translation MRQAIPAGIALEHLRKPSIKLSPESESIFIPANPEAEVTPMDIDGGNGSSNPGTERPNSVKAMAIEPMEIDEPVFMTRPVPVWAQPIMSYIKDESLPEDEVSARQVQRRAKAYTIINGELYKRSVTNMLQRCVEPEEGQEIL